One stretch of Orcinus orca chromosome 15, mOrcOrc1.1, whole genome shotgun sequence DNA includes these proteins:
- the LOC101281338 gene encoding zinc finger protein 271 isoform X1 — protein MVNLQLLPEVSSVQWQSMEIQFNYEAQEHYLLSDGETKAKVGELASEEEITAKIEPLTEESGNPRDDVLQDSECREFCGFGDKFNEKDQNLFKRRQYNCDECGQNFACSTGLIRHQRTHWEKPYECDKCGKAFNVSSALVLHQRIHTGEKPYPCNWCIKSFRRSSDLIKHQRVHTGEKPYKCDECGKAFSQSSDLIIHQRIHTGEKPYQCSHCSKSFSQRSDLVKHQRIHTGEKPYTCNQCNKHFSQSSDVIKHQRIHTGEKPYKCDVCGKAFSQSSDLILHQRIHTGEKPYPCNQCSKSFSQNSDLIKHRRIHTGEKPYKCNECGKAFNQSSVLILHQRIHTGEKPYPCNQCSKTFSRLSDLVNHQRIHTGEKPYPCNQCNKMFSRRSDLIKHHRIHTGEKPYECDECGKTFSQSSNLILHQRIHTGEKPYPCSDCTKSFSRRSDLVKHQRIHTGEKPYACNQCNKSFSQSSDLTKHQRVHSGEKPYHCDCCEKAFSQSSDLILHQRIHTGEKPYPCTQCSKSFSQNSDLIKHQRIHTGEKPYKCNECGKAFSQCSALVLHKRIHTGEKPYPCDQCGKSFSRRSDLINHQRIHTNENPYKCDVPGKAFSACTDLTEHQGIHIGEKPHRCVQCSRNFSQLSDLINHEKVHSGEDTLNVMNTGKPLVYTPTLFSTRDTLPEKSLMNAMDDYEKGFNQCSTLVLH, from the exons ATGGTAAATCTCCAGTTGCTCCCTGAGGTGTCAAGTGTCCAGTGGCAGTCTATGGAGATCCAATTCAATTATGAAGCTCAAGAACACTACCTTCTGTCAG ATGGTGAGACTAAGGCCAAGGTTGGAGAGCTGGCTTCCGAGGAGGAAATTACAGCAAAAATTGAACCATTGACTGAAGAGTCTGGTAACCCCAGAGATGATGTTCTCCAGGATTCTGAATGCAGGGAATTCTGTGGATTTGGGGATAAATTCAATGAAAAGGATCAGAACCTCTTCAAAAGAAGACAATATAACTGTGATGAATGTGGGCAAAACTTTGCTTGTAGTACAGGCCTTATTAGGCATCAAAGAACCCATtgggagaaaccctatgaatgtgaTAAGTGTGGAAAGGCCTTTAATGTGAGCTCAGCCCTGGTTctgcatcagagaattcatactggggaGAAACCCTATCCTTGTAATTGGTGTATTAAAAGTTTCCGTCGGAGCTCAGACCTTATTAAACATCAAAGAGTCCACACTGGTGAAAAACCTTACAAATGtgatgaatgtgggaaagccttcagtcAGAGCTCTGATCTTATTATACATCAGAGAATACATACAGGAGAAAAACCCTATCAGTGCAGTCATTGTAGTAAAAGTTTTAGCCAGCGCTCAGACCTGGTTAAACATCAAAGAATACATACTGGAGAGAAGCCTTATACGTGTAACCAGTGTAACAAACATTTTAGTCAGAGTTCTGATGTTATAAAACATCAAAGAATCCATACTGGTGAGAAACCATATAAATGTGATGTGTGTGGAAAAGCCTTCAGTCAGAGCTCAGATCTTATTCTACATCAGagaatccacactggagagaaaccatatCCATGTAATCAGTGTAGCAAAAGTTTCAGTCAGAACTCAGACCTTATTAAACATCGAAGgatccacactggagagaaaccctataaatgtaatgaatgtgggaaggCTTTTAATCAGAGCTCAGTCCTTATTctgcatcagagaattcacactggagagaaaccctatccATGTAATCAGTGTAGCAAAACCTTCAGTAGACTTTCAGATCTTGTTAATCATCAAcgaattcacactggagagaagccttACCCATGTAACCAGTGCAATAAAATGTTTAGTCGAAGATCAGACCTTATTAAACATCATAGAATTCATACaggtgagaaaccctatgaatgtgaTGAGTGTGGGAAAACCTTTAGTCAAAGCTCAAACCTTATTCTGCATCAGagaatccacactggagagaaaccctatccATGTAGCGATTGTACTAAAAGTTTTAGTCGTCGTTCAGACCTTGTGAAACATCAGAGAAtacacactggagagaaaccgtaTGCATGTAATCAGTGCAATAAAAGTTTTAGTCAAAGCTCAGACCTCACTAAACATCAGAGAGTACACTCTGGGGAAAAACCCTATCATTGTGATTGTTGTGAGAAAGCCTTCAGTCAGAGTTCTGACCTTATTCTTCATCAGAGAATACAcactggagaaaaaccatatcCATGCACACAGTGCAGCAAAAGTTTCAGTCAGAACTCCGACCTTATCAAGCACCAGAGGATCCACACTGGGGAAAAACCAtataaatgtaatgaatgtgggaaggctttcagtcAGTGCTCAGCTCTTGTCCTACATAAGAGGatccacactggggagaaaccaTATCCATGTGATCAATGTGGCAAAAGCTTTAGTCGACGCTCTGATCTTATTAACCATCAAAGAATCCACACTAATGAAAATCCATATAAATGTGATGTGCCTGGGAAAGCCTTTAGCGCATGCACTGATCTTACTGAACACCAGGGAATCCACATTGGAGAGAAACCCCACAGGTGTGTTCAGTGCAGCAGAAATTTTAGCCAACTCTCTGATCTTATTAATCATGAGAAAGTCCATTCTGGGGAAGACACTCTAAATGTGATGAATACAGGAAAACCTTTAGTGTATACACCAACTTTATTCAGTACCAGAGACACTCTGCCAGAAAAAAGTCTTATGAACGCTATGGATGATTATGAAAAAGGTTTTAATCAATGCTCAACTCTTGTGCTACATTAA